A portion of the Edaphobacter bradus genome contains these proteins:
- a CDS encoding S1C family serine protease, which translates to MEKSLWTQLSSSFADTIAALENSIVAIDSGGRSTSSGVVWRPGVIVTTHHSLRLREGIKIILAGEPLNARLIGSDVTTDLAVLGIDSVKLTPASSADGVVTRAGDVVLSVGRSRLGDISASCGIIARTGSAWRTWRGGAIDSLIRPDIRLYVGQSGSALVTEQRQVLGINSPALARQAVITIPAQTIRRVVEDILELGHVPRPFLGLAMQPIPIPEPARELFPGGADGALLVTHVEPKAPAALAGVMVGDLIVSFNREPVAGVREILHRLLASRIGDTISLAVFRGGVKVDLTMSVADRG; encoded by the coding sequence ATGGAAAAGTCGTTATGGACTCAACTGTCGAGTTCCTTCGCGGACACGATCGCGGCGCTTGAGAACAGCATCGTCGCGATTGACAGCGGTGGAAGGTCGACCTCGAGCGGAGTGGTGTGGCGGCCGGGCGTGATCGTAACAACGCATCACAGCCTTCGCCTTCGCGAGGGCATCAAGATCATTCTTGCCGGAGAACCGCTCAACGCACGTCTGATCGGGAGCGATGTAACGACCGATCTCGCCGTGCTTGGCATTGACTCGGTTAAGTTGACGCCGGCGTCAAGCGCGGACGGTGTGGTCACCCGAGCCGGAGATGTTGTGCTGTCAGTAGGGCGTTCCCGGTTGGGAGATATCTCCGCAAGTTGCGGAATCATCGCCCGTACCGGCAGCGCATGGCGAACCTGGCGCGGAGGAGCGATCGACAGTTTGATCCGTCCAGATATTCGGCTCTATGTGGGTCAGTCGGGCAGCGCATTGGTCACTGAACAGCGACAGGTGCTGGGCATCAATAGTCCGGCATTGGCTCGCCAGGCGGTTATCACCATTCCAGCGCAGACCATCCGCCGGGTTGTCGAAGACATCCTTGAACTCGGCCATGTGCCTCGTCCATTTCTTGGCCTCGCCATGCAGCCGATTCCCATCCCTGAGCCAGCACGGGAGCTGTTTCCTGGCGGGGCAGATGGGGCACTCCTGGTAACGCACGTTGAACCGAAGGCGCCTGCCGCGCTGGCGGGTGTGATGGTGGGAGACCTGATTGTCTCATTCAATAGGGAGCCTGTTGCTGGTGTGCGCGAGATTCTGCATCGACTCCTTGCTTCGCGCATCGGAGACACTATCTCCCTGGCCGTCTTCCGCGGAGGTGTAAAAGTGGACCTGACCATGAGCGTCGCAGATCGTGGCTGA
- a CDS encoding DUF427 domain-containing protein, producing the protein MSVDDFRAVRDNLGGDNHVTTGRQILYNIGDVRLAAWSYPDAYPGVGRITNLVSFEPDIISVHLDGTQLHLEPGQTVIPHGPDRDLTVDEVLRPGSGLERAPGGAPEAAAGG; encoded by the coding sequence GTGAGTGTTGACGATTTTCGCGCCGTCCGTGACAACCTCGGAGGCGACAACCATGTGACAACAGGCAGGCAGATCCTGTACAACATCGGTGACGTGCGTCTGGCAGCATGGTCGTATCCTGACGCCTATCCTGGGGTCGGCCGCATTACTAACCTGGTGTCGTTCGAGCCGGACATCATCTCGGTACATCTCGACGGCACGCAGCTCCATCTTGAGCCGGGTCAGACGGTGATTCCGCATGGCCCCGATCGCGACCTCACCGTCGACGAAGTGCTCCGCCCTGGAAGTGGCCTTGAGCGAGCACCCGGCGGCGCGCCCGAAGCGGCTGCGGGCGGTTAA
- the bshA gene encoding N-acetyl-alpha-D-glucosaminyl L-malate synthase BshA: protein MKIGITCYPTYGGSGVVATELGIELAARGHQIHFITYSQPFRLTGREANIFFHEVTVTNYPLFEHPPYDLALATRMAEVAEFYSLDLLHVHYAIPHSVSALLAKQMLADRNRTLPIITTLHGTDITLVGLDRSYLPITRFGIIRSDGVTSISEYLCDRTREAFNVTSEIAVIRNFVNCDVYVRKPELVAAMRPRFAQPNERLLVHLSNFRPVKRVLDVIEVFARVSRALPARLMLIGDGPDRSLAEHLALHHGIQDRVHFLGKQDNVNELLPLADLMLMPSEMESFGLAALEAMACSVPAIATRVGGVPELIDDQINGLLFEVGDVDSMADAAVRLLLDQTRLNELATAARKTAQDRFCASRIIPLYEDYYRRVIDRT from the coding sequence ATGAAGATCGGCATTACCTGCTATCCCACCTACGGCGGCAGCGGAGTGGTCGCCACCGAGCTCGGCATCGAACTCGCCGCACGCGGCCATCAGATCCACTTCATCACCTACTCTCAGCCCTTTCGCCTCACCGGCCGCGAGGCCAACATCTTCTTCCACGAAGTCACCGTCACTAACTACCCTCTCTTCGAGCACCCGCCCTACGACCTCGCTCTCGCGACTCGCATGGCCGAGGTCGCCGAGTTCTACTCGCTCGACCTGCTGCACGTCCATTACGCGATCCCTCACTCTGTCAGCGCGCTGCTGGCCAAACAGATGCTTGCCGACCGCAACCGCACCCTCCCCATCATCACTACGCTGCACGGCACCGACATCACGCTCGTCGGCCTCGACCGCTCATACCTTCCCATCACGCGCTTCGGGATCATCCGCTCCGACGGCGTCACCAGCATCTCCGAATACCTGTGCGATCGCACCCGGGAGGCCTTCAACGTCACCTCGGAGATCGCGGTCATCCGCAACTTCGTCAACTGCGACGTCTACGTCCGCAAGCCCGAGCTTGTCGCCGCCATGCGCCCCCGATTCGCGCAACCCAATGAGCGGCTTCTCGTCCACCTCTCCAACTTCCGCCCCGTCAAGCGCGTGCTTGACGTCATTGAAGTCTTCGCCCGTGTCTCCCGTGCTCTTCCTGCGCGCCTCATGCTCATCGGCGACGGCCCCGACCGCAGCCTCGCCGAGCATCTTGCCCTGCATCACGGAATACAGGATCGCGTCCACTTCCTCGGCAAGCAAGACAACGTCAACGAGCTTCTCCCGCTTGCCGACCTCATGCTCATGCCTAGCGAGATGGAGTCCTTCGGCCTCGCCGCCCTCGAAGCCATGGCCTGCAGCGTCCCGGCCATCGCCACCCGCGTCGGCGGAGTCCCGGAGCTCATCGATGACCAGATAAACGGCCTGCTCTTCGAAGTGGGCGACGTAGACTCCATGGCCGATGCAGCCGTCAGACTACTCCTCGACCAAACCCGCCTGAACGAGCTAGCAACCGCCGCGCGCAAGACAGCACAGGACCGCTTCTGCGCCTCACGTATCATCCCTCTCTACGAGGACTACTACCGACGCGTCATCGATCGCACGTAG
- a CDS encoding lipase maturation factor family protein — MNRIESIYRYLFDSESGSVNHFIARWLFLRALGVIYFSAFFALLFQVRGLIGPQGILPAADYLQAVGTLGGLRFWYAPTLLWFSSSDHTLMVLCWTGLIASLILVANVLPRVMLLVCFASFLSFVSAAQDFSGYQSDGMLLEAGFISLFLAPSGTFPGLGTEQPSARAPILLLLWEWFRIYFESGVVKLKSGDPTWRNLTAMYEYYQNGPLPTWIGWYLQHLPHWFHIATAAATLVMELVLVWLAFLPRPWRIVCFFIVTAWQVGVIATANYAFLNYLVLALAVLLLDDAFLQRFFLWCRRTGLNHNARVAREEPTLTVEEGKTRTKSNLPASLRSAIFAVVLTWIFYATIVPLVKMFWRDAPFPAKPVAVLEPFRIANEYGLFAVMTPHRYEIEFQGSNDGEHWVAYPFRYKPQTLNERPRIYAPYQPRFDWNLWFASLGSWQQNLIVPQTEELLLENDHAVLELFAGNPFPDAPPRLVRAVLWQYWFSTLEQKHIEGEWWHRQFLGAYAPTLIRLPDGRFAVVDKSTFNNLIRP, encoded by the coding sequence ATGAACAGGATCGAAAGCATCTACCGCTATCTGTTCGATTCGGAATCTGGTTCCGTGAATCACTTCATCGCGCGCTGGCTCTTTCTGCGTGCGCTCGGTGTTATCTACTTTTCAGCTTTTTTCGCGCTGCTCTTTCAAGTACGCGGTCTAATCGGACCGCAAGGCATTCTTCCAGCCGCCGACTACTTGCAGGCGGTAGGTACCTTGGGCGGTCTACGCTTCTGGTATGCCCCTACGCTTCTCTGGTTCTCAAGCAGCGACCATACGCTGATGGTCCTCTGCTGGACCGGTCTCATCGCCTCTCTCATCCTTGTTGCCAACGTCTTGCCTCGCGTCATGCTGCTCGTCTGCTTCGCCAGCTTTCTCTCGTTCGTCAGCGCGGCGCAGGACTTCTCCGGCTACCAATCGGACGGCATGCTGTTGGAGGCGGGTTTTATTTCGCTGTTTCTCGCGCCCTCTGGCACCTTCCCCGGTTTGGGCACAGAGCAGCCTTCCGCACGAGCTCCTATACTTCTGCTGCTGTGGGAGTGGTTTCGAATCTACTTTGAATCGGGCGTTGTCAAACTCAAGAGTGGAGACCCCACATGGCGCAATCTGACGGCGATGTACGAGTACTACCAGAATGGTCCGCTGCCTACCTGGATCGGATGGTACCTGCAGCATCTGCCGCACTGGTTTCACATCGCCACCGCCGCTGCCACGCTTGTGATGGAACTCGTCCTCGTCTGGTTGGCCTTTCTTCCACGCCCCTGGAGAATCGTCTGTTTCTTCATCGTTACGGCGTGGCAGGTCGGTGTCATCGCCACCGCGAACTACGCCTTTCTTAACTACCTTGTCCTTGCACTCGCAGTCCTGTTGCTGGATGATGCATTTCTACAACGATTCTTCTTGTGGTGCCGGCGGACTGGTCTCAATCACAATGCGCGTGTCGCCAGAGAAGAGCCAACCCTCACTGTCGAGGAAGGGAAGACTCGAACGAAATCAAATCTGCCAGCGTCTCTTCGCTCCGCCATATTCGCTGTTGTGCTCACGTGGATCTTCTACGCGACCATCGTCCCCCTCGTGAAGATGTTCTGGCGTGATGCTCCGTTTCCCGCAAAGCCGGTAGCCGTACTTGAACCCTTCCGCATTGCGAATGAGTATGGCCTGTTTGCCGTCATGACACCGCACCGTTATGAGATCGAGTTTCAGGGATCGAACGACGGAGAGCATTGGGTTGCTTATCCCTTCCGTTACAAGCCGCAGACGCTGAATGAGCGTCCACGCATCTATGCGCCCTATCAACCTCGGTTCGACTGGAACCTTTGGTTCGCCTCGCTTGGCTCTTGGCAGCAGAATCTGATCGTTCCGCAAACCGAAGAGCTTCTTCTCGAAAACGATCACGCCGTACTTGAGCTCTTCGCCGGCAATCCCTTCCCCGACGCACCGCCACGTCTGGTTCGTGCCGTGCTTTGGCAATATTGGTTCAGCACTCTGGAACAGAAACATATCGAAGGCGAGTGGTGGCATCGCCAGTTCCTTGGCGCCTACGCCCCGACACTCATCCGGCTTCCCGACGGTCGTTTCGCGGTGGTGGACAAGTCCACTTTCAATAATCTGATACGACCCTAA
- a CDS encoding Tex family protein: MNEAKQLSPDILLHVAQTLDIPLASLVATISLLDEGGTVPFIARYRKEATGALDEVKIREIEEKLAYFRDLVSRRETILSSISEQGKLTDDLRQKIETTLDRGELEDLYLPYRPKRRTKATIAREKGLEPLADYIWAQQPAAHPLLELASTFVDEAKGVANITEALEGARHIVAERISEHADLRKALRQLLHDEGVIVSRKSLDALDAQEKFKMYYDYREPVKTIPSHRMLAIRRGEAESVLYFLIELDPARATGVIRRYILGHTGDWTTQLDLAIEDSWARLLNSSIQGELRLDLKKRSDIDAIQVFRDNLANLLLAAPAGPISALGIDPGHRTGCKIAIVDETGKFLAHDVIYPHTGQTAKASQTLATLIRQHNVRAIAIGNGTASRETDAFVRDLLAEHSMTGIFKVMVSEAGASVYSASDVARQEFPDLDLTVRGAISIARRLQDPLSELVKVDPKSIGVGQYQHDVDQRQLQQSLEATIESCVNKVGVDLNTSSWTLLRYVSGVTERTALNIVQFRDENGRFTNRAQLKKVPGVGAKTFEQAAGFLRIRGGSQPLDSTAVHPESYALVEQIAASLNAPIDQIIATPTLLDGIDRSSFAAGTFTLTDILEELRKPGRDPRDKFVAPIFHEGVREIADVQPDMVLEGVVTNVTKFGAFVDIGVHQDGLVHISELSNRYIKDPNEAVKAGQIVKVKVLSADAATKRIALSMKALMAPSGAAARPNPRSNTRPVPKPHKQTISQHQTMEDKLAALSTRWKVR, from the coding sequence ATGAACGAAGCAAAGCAACTCTCCCCCGACATTCTTCTGCACGTCGCCCAAACTCTGGACATCCCCCTCGCTTCCCTGGTCGCCACCATCTCGCTCCTCGACGAAGGCGGGACGGTCCCCTTTATCGCGCGCTATCGCAAAGAGGCCACCGGGGCTCTCGACGAAGTCAAGATCCGCGAGATCGAAGAGAAACTTGCTTACTTTCGCGACCTTGTCAGCCGCCGCGAGACCATCCTCTCCTCCATCTCCGAACAGGGAAAGCTCACCGACGATCTGCGGCAGAAGATCGAGACCACACTCGACCGCGGCGAGCTCGAGGACCTCTATCTTCCCTACCGCCCCAAACGCCGCACCAAGGCCACGATCGCTCGCGAGAAGGGGTTGGAGCCCCTCGCGGACTACATCTGGGCACAGCAGCCGGCGGCGCACCCCCTCCTCGAACTCGCTTCAACCTTCGTGGACGAAGCCAAGGGCGTCGCCAACATCACCGAGGCCCTCGAGGGTGCACGCCACATCGTCGCGGAGCGCATCTCCGAGCACGCCGACCTCCGCAAAGCCCTCCGCCAGCTCCTCCACGATGAGGGCGTCATTGTTAGCCGCAAGTCCCTGGACGCTCTAGACGCCCAGGAAAAGTTCAAGATGTACTACGACTACCGCGAGCCCGTAAAAACAATCCCTTCCCACCGCATGCTCGCCATCCGCCGCGGTGAAGCCGAATCCGTCTTGTACTTCCTCATCGAGCTCGACCCGGCCCGGGCAACCGGTGTTATCCGCCGCTACATCCTCGGGCACACGGGCGACTGGACCACCCAACTCGATCTCGCCATCGAAGACTCCTGGGCCCGGCTCCTGAACTCCAGCATCCAGGGCGAACTTCGCCTCGATCTCAAGAAGCGCTCCGACATCGACGCCATCCAGGTCTTCCGCGACAACCTCGCCAACCTCCTGCTCGCCGCCCCTGCCGGCCCAATCTCGGCCCTCGGAATTGACCCGGGCCACCGTACGGGCTGCAAAATCGCCATCGTCGACGAAACCGGTAAGTTCCTCGCCCACGACGTCATCTACCCTCACACTGGCCAGACCGCCAAGGCCAGCCAGACCCTTGCCACCCTGATCCGTCAGCACAACGTCCGTGCCATCGCCATCGGCAACGGCACCGCCTCCCGGGAGACTGACGCGTTCGTGCGCGACCTCCTCGCCGAACACAGCATGACGGGCATCTTCAAAGTTATGGTAAGCGAGGCGGGGGCCAGCGTTTATTCGGCCTCCGACGTAGCTCGCCAGGAGTTCCCTGACCTCGACCTCACCGTCCGCGGCGCCATCTCTATCGCACGTCGGCTTCAGGATCCTCTCTCCGAACTAGTCAAGGTCGATCCTAAGTCCATCGGGGTCGGCCAGTACCAGCACGACGTCGATCAGCGACAGCTTCAGCAATCGCTCGAGGCCACCATCGAGAGCTGCGTCAACAAGGTTGGCGTCGACCTTAACACCTCTTCCTGGACGCTCCTTCGTTATGTGTCCGGAGTCACCGAGCGCACCGCGCTCAACATCGTTCAGTTCCGCGACGAGAACGGCCGTTTCACCAACCGCGCCCAGCTCAAGAAAGTCCCCGGCGTAGGAGCCAAGACCTTTGAGCAGGCGGCCGGCTTCCTTCGCATCCGTGGCGGCTCGCAGCCCCTCGACTCCACGGCCGTCCATCCAGAGAGCTATGCCCTGGTGGAGCAGATTGCCGCCTCACTGAACGCTCCCATCGACCAGATCATCGCCACCCCTACTCTCCTCGACGGCATCGACCGATCCAGCTTCGCCGCCGGCACCTTCACCCTCACCGACATCCTCGAAGAGCTCCGCAAGCCCGGCCGTGACCCGCGCGACAAGTTCGTTGCACCCATCTTCCACGAAGGAGTCCGGGAGATCGCCGACGTACAGCCGGACATGGTCCTCGAAGGTGTCGTCACCAACGTCACGAAGTTCGGCGCCTTCGTCGACATCGGCGTCCATCAGGACGGTCTGGTTCATATCTCTGAGCTTTCCAACCGCTACATCAAGGATCCCAACGAGGCGGTCAAAGCCGGCCAGATTGTCAAGGTGAAGGTCCTCAGCGCAGACGCGGCCACTAAGCGCATCGCCCTCTCCATGAAGGCCCTGATGGCTCCGTCCGGCGCCGCAGCACGCCCTAACCCAAGATCAAATACCCGACCTGTACCGAAGCCTCACAAGCAAACCATCTCACAACATCAGACCATGGAGGACAAACTGGCTGCCCTCTCCACCCGTTGGAAGGTTCGTTAA
- a CDS encoding response regulator transcription factor encodes MDLLSVASPSTLVYRAQNDDPDAIVIATEELGAVAWQNDGELTALLSSTPTVLLASQIHALLRKRAAAFHIHSILPLDVTSDQLLAAIRATVAGLAVTLERFWQTEVKHAAWNTADGIEATERVVEHLTARETVVLRLMALGLGNKEIASRLDISEHTAKFHVSSILAKLDAASRTEAVTVGMMRGLVAI; translated from the coding sequence GTGGACCTGCTCTCCGTTGCATCGCCCTCCACTCTGGTCTATCGCGCCCAGAACGATGATCCGGATGCAATCGTTATCGCGACGGAAGAATTAGGAGCCGTTGCATGGCAGAACGACGGCGAGTTGACAGCCCTGCTTTCCTCGACGCCGACTGTTCTGTTGGCCAGCCAAATCCATGCCCTTCTCCGGAAGCGAGCTGCAGCCTTTCATATCCACTCTATCCTTCCTCTGGATGTGACATCCGATCAATTGCTCGCTGCAATTAGGGCCACTGTAGCGGGCCTGGCGGTCACATTGGAGCGGTTCTGGCAGACAGAAGTTAAGCACGCCGCTTGGAACACGGCAGACGGGATCGAGGCAACTGAGAGAGTTGTCGAGCATCTGACGGCAAGAGAGACAGTGGTCTTGCGCCTGATGGCGCTCGGTCTTGGGAATAAAGAGATAGCCTCGCGGCTTGATATCTCCGAACACACAGCGAAGTTTCACGTCAGTTCAATTCTGGCGAAACTCGATGCGGCGAGCCGGACGGAAGCCGTCACCGTCGGCATGATGCGTGGTTTAGTGGCAATTTAG
- a CDS encoding ChbG/HpnK family deacetylase produces MSCRLIINADDFGLTSGINRAIEQLHRAGVLTSTTLMATGPAFDEAVAIARANPSLGVGCHVVLTDGVPVSLPETIPTLLGPDGRTFRPSLIDFVQALLRGKVREEEIEREALAQIQKLQRAGIDVTHVDTHKHTHLFPAVARPLLRVLEHTSIPAIRNPFEPEFTQRLAHAGFKRRLQLSLLNRLSPAFERHNQLRHAHILTTDGTLGVSATGNVNPATLSQLLANLPGSGIFELVCHPGYNDADLDRINTRLRTHREIEMQALMSAIPSRLAQPNPPGLINYGNLGALPQIEKHL; encoded by the coding sequence ATGTCCTGCCGCCTCATCATTAATGCGGACGACTTCGGCCTAACCTCCGGAATCAATCGCGCCATCGAGCAGCTACACCGCGCCGGCGTTCTCACCTCGACAACCCTCATGGCCACCGGCCCCGCCTTCGACGAGGCCGTCGCCATTGCCCGTGCCAATCCATCTCTCGGCGTCGGCTGCCATGTCGTCCTGACCGACGGCGTCCCCGTCTCGCTCCCCGAGACCATCCCGACTCTTCTCGGCCCCGACGGAAGAACCTTCCGCCCCTCCCTCATCGACTTCGTTCAGGCCCTTCTCCGAGGCAAAGTTCGTGAGGAAGAGATCGAGCGCGAGGCCCTCGCCCAGATTCAGAAGCTTCAGCGCGCCGGCATCGACGTTACCCACGTCGACACCCACAAACACACTCACCTCTTCCCTGCCGTGGCGCGCCCGCTTCTCCGCGTCCTCGAACACACCTCCATCCCGGCCATCCGCAATCCGTTCGAGCCAGAGTTCACACAGAGACTCGCTCACGCAGGCTTCAAGCGCCGCCTGCAACTCTCGCTTCTCAACCGGCTGAGCCCGGCCTTCGAACGTCACAACCAGCTCCGCCACGCCCATATCCTCACCACCGATGGGACCCTGGGAGTCTCGGCCACCGGCAACGTCAACCCCGCCACGCTGTCGCAGCTCCTCGCGAACCTTCCCGGCTCCGGAATCTTCGAACTGGTCTGTCATCCCGGCTACAACGACGCCGACCTCGACCGCATTAACACCCGCCTTCGCACGCACCGCGAGATCGAGATGCAGGCGCTCATGTCCGCTATTCCTTCACGACTTGCGCAACCAAACCCGCCGGGGCTCATCAATTACGGTAACCTCGGAGCGCTGCCGCAGATCGAAAAGCATCTCTAA
- a CDS encoding MOSC and FAD-binding oxidoreductase domain-containing protein: protein MARLLSVNVGLPRDIEWKGRTVHTAIWKDPVRGRCRVGRLNLEGDGQGDLAGHGGEQRAVFVYQIESYRFWQEHLKKTGVVHGQFGENFTIEGLPDDAVCIGDRYQIGNALFEVTQPRVTCYRVGIRMNEPRMPALLTSSGRPGFYFRVLQEGVVCAGDEIVKVGEAEERMTVAEINALLYSPNHPRDRMERALRIEALSPGWRSSFEALLQSQTTAPGSGNAGLAPASAAHPAAPGFRPLAVTAIDQESADVLSLTMRSPDGQPLPTALPGQYVVLRLPWPTEGTPLFRSYSLSGPPSTERYRISVKIEPNGVAGTYLREHVRVGDALDVSAPRGSFILQSGEGPVVLLSAGIGATPVLAMLHALAAVRSTRQVWWLHAARDRQHHPFAAEVCHLMLTLTNRRSYVCYSRPGSSDKMSGNFDATGHLSRSVFDEVGIPREAEVYLCGPTRFMADMKEALATSGVAPERIHVELFNGSESMTPGVVGAARRIPHLPIDDANTGPLVSFARSGIAAHWKASTYQSILELAEACDVPVRWSCRTGVCHNCESGLVSGAVVYGPEPLDKPTEGNVLVCCSQPIHDVVIDL, encoded by the coding sequence ATGGCTCGACTACTATCAGTGAATGTCGGACTTCCGCGCGACATCGAGTGGAAGGGGCGCACTGTGCACACCGCGATCTGGAAGGATCCAGTGCGTGGCCGCTGTCGGGTGGGCCGGTTGAATTTAGAGGGAGACGGTCAAGGCGACCTGGCCGGACATGGCGGTGAGCAGCGCGCCGTCTTCGTCTACCAGATCGAATCCTATCGATTTTGGCAGGAGCACCTGAAGAAGACCGGCGTCGTCCACGGACAGTTCGGCGAGAACTTCACGATCGAAGGATTGCCCGACGATGCCGTGTGCATCGGCGACCGTTATCAGATCGGCAACGCACTGTTCGAGGTTACTCAGCCGCGCGTTACCTGTTATCGCGTCGGCATACGGATGAACGAGCCAAGGATGCCGGCATTGCTGACATCCAGCGGACGGCCGGGGTTCTACTTCCGCGTCTTGCAGGAAGGCGTGGTATGTGCCGGCGACGAAATCGTGAAGGTAGGAGAAGCGGAAGAGCGAATGACTGTCGCAGAGATCAACGCGCTCCTCTATTCTCCCAATCATCCACGCGACCGGATGGAGCGCGCTTTGCGGATCGAGGCGCTTTCGCCCGGATGGCGTTCTTCGTTTGAGGCGTTACTGCAGAGCCAGACGACTGCTCCGGGGAGTGGTAACGCGGGGCTCGCGCCGGCATCGGCTGCGCATCCGGCTGCACCAGGATTTCGGCCGCTCGCGGTGACTGCGATCGATCAGGAGTCCGCGGACGTCCTCTCGCTGACGATGCGAAGCCCGGACGGTCAGCCGCTGCCAACCGCTCTGCCCGGGCAGTACGTGGTCTTGCGTCTTCCGTGGCCCACAGAAGGCACGCCGCTTTTTCGCAGCTACTCGCTCTCGGGTCCCCCCTCGACGGAGCGCTATCGAATCAGCGTGAAAATCGAGCCGAATGGAGTGGCTGGAACCTACCTGCGGGAGCATGTCCGAGTGGGCGATGCACTTGACGTCAGCGCGCCGCGCGGAAGCTTTATTCTTCAGTCCGGAGAGGGGCCGGTGGTGCTGCTCAGCGCGGGAATCGGGGCGACGCCTGTTCTGGCGATGCTGCACGCGCTGGCGGCGGTCCGCTCCACACGGCAGGTCTGGTGGCTGCACGCGGCTCGCGATCGGCAGCATCATCCATTCGCCGCCGAAGTCTGCCACCTCATGCTCACACTAACGAACCGGCGCAGCTATGTTTGTTACAGCAGGCCGGGCTCGAGCGACAAGATGAGCGGGAATTTCGATGCTACCGGACACCTGTCGCGATCAGTCTTCGACGAGGTCGGCATCCCACGAGAGGCGGAGGTCTATCTCTGCGGGCCGACTCGCTTCATGGCGGACATGAAAGAGGCGCTCGCTACCTCGGGCGTGGCGCCGGAGCGGATTCACGTCGAACTCTTCAACGGCAGCGAGTCGATGACTCCTGGTGTTGTCGGCGCAGCGAGGCGAATTCCGCATTTGCCCATTGACGACGCCAACACAGGTCCGCTGGTATCGTTCGCGCGCAGTGGGATCGCCGCACACTGGAAGGCGTCGACCTACCAGAGCATTTTGGAGCTGGCCGAGGCGTGCGACGTCCCGGTCCGCTGGTCGTGCCGGACCGGTGTTTGTCACAACTGTGAGAGCGGTTTGGTTTCGGGGGCGGTCGTCTACGGACCGGAGCCGCTCGATAAGCCTACAGAAGGCAACGTTCTTGTTTGTTGCTCACAACCGATTCACGATGTCGTCATCGATTTGTGA